The Chamaesiphon minutus PCC 6605 DNA window TAGAAAGCAACTCCGAACATCCTCTAGCTGAAGCCTTGTTGCAATACGCCCGCGAACGCAGTAAAGATGCCCCATTACCAACTGTCGAACATTTTGAAGCGATCGCGGGTAGTGGCGTTAAAGGGATCGTCGAAGGGCGGGAAGTTTGGATCGGCACCCAACGCTGGTTCGATGAAATGGGGCTTGATTCGTCGGCATTCCAATCCGAGCAACAAGCCTTGGAAAATGCCGGAAAAACGGTGGTTTTTGCGGCTGTTGATGGGCATTTACAAGCAGCGATCGCAGTTGCCGATACTGTCAAACCCAACTCTGCTAAAGCGATTCAAACCTTACAGAGAATGGGGATTGAAGTCGTAATGCTCACTGGTGATAATCAGCGTACCGCCAAAGCGATCGCCGATCGAGTCGGGATTACTCGCGTCTTAGCCGAAGTCCGCCCCGACCAAAAAGCCCAGACGATTCAGACATTGCAGGTTCAAGAGAAAAAAGTTGTGGCAATGGTGGGAGATGGGATTAATGACGCTCCGGCACTCGCTCAGGCTGATGTCGGGATGGCGATCGGCACGGGCACGGATGTCGCGATCGCGGCTTCTGACATTACGCTGATTTCAGGAGACTTACAGGGGATTGTGACCGCCATTCGGCTCAGTCGCGCCACGATGCAAAATATTCAACAGAATTTATTTTGGGCATTCGGTTACAATGTCCTGGGCATTCCGTTGGCTGCGGGAATTCTGTTCCCAATTACGGGCTGGTTGCTCAATCCGGCGATTGCCGGAGCAGCAATGGCATTTAGCTCGATTTCAGTTGTCCTCAATGCTTTGAGATTAAAAGGAGTGAAAATATGAAACTAGCAGCAATTTTAGTCAGGACAGCACTACTTTCGATTTTTCCGATGGAGATGAGTGACTCTCAAATGCAACACTCACCTACAGATCGATCGTTTCAACCCATCGAGCAGCCTTTACCCGTGAAAGTCGGCGTAGTTCTCGGTGGACTGACCCTAGTTGGTGCCGAACTGTGGTGGTTTTTGGGACGCAAACAACAAAAGCAACAAGCGACTCAAAGTAATGGGGTACAATCGGTATTAGTAACAGTTGATGGTGGCTATCGTCCCGATCGAGTTATTGTTAATAGTGGTGAACCCGTGCGGTTATCTTTTCGTAGATTAGATGGTAATTCTTGTCTCGATGAAGTGCTAATTCCCGACTTTGGGATTAGCACCCGTCTACCCGTCGGGCAAACAACAACTGTTGAATTTACACCAACGAAGATAGGGGAATATACTTTTACTTGTGGCATGAGAATGTTTCGTGGCGTTATTGAAGTAACAGCAACTTAATGTCGCTGTTACTCTATCGGGAAGAACATAATTTACATTCTCTATTGTCATAACTGCACTCTGGTTTCATCGTTTCTCAAAAGCATAAGGTATGACACACAACCACGGCAGTGAACATACGCACGGTACCGGAAATTACAATCGCGCTTTTATTATAAGTGTCACTCTAAATACTTTATTTGTCGCGATCGAAGCATTTTATGGAATTGCGGCGAATTCATTAGCTTTACTCGCAGATGCGGGACATAATTTGAGTAATGTGTGTGGGGTACTATTAGCTTGGGGTGAGAGTTTCTTTTCGCAATGACAAGCTACCGAACGACGCGCCAATTGCGTCGTTCATCAATTCTTGCCGCTCTATTTAATGCCGTGTTCGGTCGAGTATGGGATTTAGAAACAGATTGAGCTAGTAATGTTTTAACTGCTCAAGTTAGACTATTGAGAAAAAAGATAGCGCAATTACCAATCGGCGTAGAGATCGAGAATACTCATGGCATTGGTTATCGCTTAAATCCGCCAACTTCTATTTGAGTATGAGATTGTGGAAACTGCTATAAATGTCGATCGACTATTCAAACGCAAACGCTGGTGGTTGACTTCGATCTATGCCAGTGTCATGGGCTGTACATTGGGATTAGTTGGTTATACATTCGAGCAAATTATTACTAATCTTAGCTACCAAGCAGTTAGAAAAGAGGTATCATCTCTAGCAACCAATCTCCACGATAGCATTGAATATCAATTAACTATTCCTGGAGAGTTACCAAAAAATTTATATAATCAAATTCCCGATCTTTGTCCAATCGATCTTGATTGTCAAACTAAAAGGAACCAAACACATCGCCTTGCAACATTAAATAGTCAAGACTATTATGTGAGTTTTGTAGATGTCTTGGGAAATCCCAGAGCAACGCTCGGCTTATATCCAGATTTGCCCAAGATAGAATTGCGATTGTCAACAAAATTGCAATGGGATTATTTACGCGATCTATCTGATAAAAACTATCTGCAAATCACTGTAGAAATTCATACACCCCAAGATCGAGTTTGGGGTTATTTACGAGTCGGACATAATTTAACTGATGTCGAAGAATATTTAGATAAAGTACGTTTATTCCTAATTATCAGCATCGCAATCATCGGCTGTATTGTCGCATTTGCTAGTTGGTATTTAGCAGGTCTAGCAATGCACCCACTGTCTCAATCCTATCAGCAAATGCAACAGTTTACTGCTGATGCCGCTCATGAATTACGCACACCTTTAGCTACTCTCCAAATCACGATCGAAAATGGTAGAGCAGATTATCAACATCTCGATCCGTCCTTAGATAGTTGGCTCGAAAAAATCGAGCGACAGAATATTCGGATTGCCAATTTAGTCAACGATTTATTGTTTTTATCTAGTCTCGATCGACCAAATAGTAAGCCAATTTTAGAGCCATGCTATCTGACGGAAATTGTGCTAGATTTAATCGAAGAATTTGCTGTACCTGCGACAGCTAAATCGATCGAGATTATCAGCGATATCGATCCCGATTTGCCAATCTATATCGATGGTAATTCCGAACAATTATATCGAATGGGTGCAAATTTAATTGATAATGCAATTAAATATACACCTACGGGTGGACGAGTAACCGTTTCTCTACACAGCAATGTGAATGTCATCTCATTCCAAGTCAAAGATACGGGAATCGGTATTTCTAATTCCGATAAAGAGCGGATATTCGATCGCTTTTATCGAGCCGAATCTAAATCTGCATTACCTCAACATAGTACGGGATTGGGACTGGCAATCGTTAAGTCGATTGTCGATCTTCACGGCGGACAATTAACAGTTCGGAGTCAGATAGGTAAAGGGAGTGTTTTTACAGTGAAGTTTATTACCTCACTGTAAATTGATAACTGCGGAAGCACAACCATATTATTTTTAGCTTTATTCGGGCATAATCTTCACAAATAAATTACGGGGTTGATATTTCAGCACAAAATCATTGATAGCATCTCGATCGGCTAAATTAGTCATTGCAATACAGCCAGCCGTCCCATCAAAGCCATTCCTGTGACTTCTGGCATAACTTGGCGGAAAATGACAACTTATGCTTGACAAACACAAGTACCTGTCCAGAAAATCTCAGTAGCAGTAGTCCACCCCCCAATCATCTCAGCCAACTGGATCTCGCTGTGGATTGCGCTGTCCGACACGCCTTGAGGTTTTTTTCTTAACTGGTTCGACTACAGGTAGCGGAATTTCAGCCCCAAGCAGATCTACTGCCAGATCGCTGGTAGTGACATTCAAAGTTTCTGGGACTGTCTCTGAGACTGGGACTGTCTCTGGGACTGGCTTTGGTGCAGTAACAGCCTTTTTACTCCTTCTTTTCTTAGGCGGGACAGGTTCAATGACAGTCTCGACAGTCTCGACAGTCTCGACAGATGCCATCACTGATTCAGTAGTTGACGGAGTTGACGGAGCAGAACGCTTCTTCCTCGGCTTTTTGGTAGGTGGTGGGACATCCTCCACAACAGTGGTTGTGGAGACAACAGACGTAGGCACAGTCGTTGATGTCATCCCAGATTGTAGCAACCGCCATAAATGGTCGCGCCGACTTTCAGAGTATCCCAATTTTTGTTCGCCCTCAATCGCATCCAGAGCCATCCGTTCGCATTGAGACAAAGATAGAGCATGTTCTTCTAGTCGCCCAGCCGTCAAAGTGTCACTCCCATCGCGGATAGCTGCCGCCACCGCCCGAATCAACCAGTCCTTGAGCACACCAATACAGCCAATCGAACGTTCGTAAAAATAGAACCAATGCTGCATTAAAGCAGGGATATCAGTCGTGAGTGGAACTTGCTTGAGCAGTGCCAATAACACCCCCTGAAAATCCTGACGGTCTTGCTCGTGTTGAAACAGATAACGCGGAAAATGCAGATCCAAACCCCGCCGCGATGCTTGACCACTTAAATTGCGAAAATTCAACAGTTCGTAAGTCCCAATCAGAATGTGCAGCACCCCAGTCACATTCGTCATCGATTTAATCCAGTCCAATTGGTCGAGCAGTTTACCGCCACTGGCTCCACTACCTATTTTCATCAGATGTTGGGCTTCGTCGAGAATAACGGCTCTTACTCCCCGCTTGGACATTGCTGCTTCAAGCGCATGACGCAGTTCGGGAGAATCATTAAATTGGGTAGCTTTGCTCCGTCCCCGTCCTTTCTTCTCAATCGTTTGTTCGGTATCGATATCAACCAACAGACGGCGTTCGTAGAAAGGTTCTCCTAACAGCTTTAGAGCAGTGCGATAGTAATCCGCTCGGTTGAAAGCTCCGCCATCCGGTGGACGTGTTTCTAGCAGCAATAAAGGCACTGGCTCAGAACTACCATGACGATAGCTAGATCGATCTGTCGTCGCTGCTGGTAAAATCTCATTTAACCGTCGCGAAATTTGACGAATCATCGTCGTTTTACCCACACCAGAAGGGCCATAGATCAGCACATGAGCAAATCCAGCGGGTTCTTGAATGGCTTGCATCAACACCTTATCTACTTGGAGTAGTTGAGGATGTGAAACAGCATATTCTTTAAAGTGATTCAGCTTGGATGTTAATTCCAGCGTCAGATCGACAGTCACAACATCCTTCATTAACGGTACTCCTCGAACAACGGGATTTGGGATAGATCTAAGACCAAAGCTGGATTAGGTTGAATGGGAGCAAGGGTTTGAAGACTGGGAGCGCACGGTTGTGTTTGTGTCTGTGCCTGGATTTGGATCTGTGGAGCAGACGACGATTTTTGTCCGAGTGAATTGAGAACGTTTTGCCCCTCTAAATCTCGCAAACGTTGCAGCAGCAGAGCCTCATGAGCGGTGACATTACTGAGGAAATCAGCCAACCGTTTAGCCGAAATAGTAGTGGGAGTCTGGGTAAGTTTGGCTTGCTGTTTGATTTCGAGCGAAGCCAACAGCAGTTCTCGTTCGCTGCGTCCTGAGAAAACGCTGTAATATTGCGAGATGCACTTGACCCACCGCCCTTGAACGTAAGCATAAGCCACACCCAAATCAAAAGGGTCATAGCGCACAGACACTTTCGTTCGTTCGACTTCAGGATGGCGGAAAGCATCGCTCCAATAGTAGAGGTAATTGAGTTTAATCCCCTTTCCTGGCTGGACTAAAGCTTGTCCCGAACGCGGACTGGGGTGAGTGGCGAGGATAAAGTCTTCGTCATAGGCAATCCGCCGATGTAGTCGCTCTCCTGCGTTCATCTCTCCTTGCTCGTAGGCACTCTGGGGTGACATCGATAAGGCTGGGTGTTCGTTTTGGTCGTAAACAACATAGGCATACTCGACTAAATAGGTGTATAAATCGCCTAATGTCCATAGGGCATGTTGTTTGGGGTTAACTGCTTTGGTAATTTCTCGCACTTGTTTGGTCGCTTGGGTATTTCCTAACAAGTTGAAGATTAACTGGGTATTGGTAGTCCCAAACAGTCGCTCAATCACGCTACCAAAGCGGGGCTTGGCTCCCGGACGAGTCTTCTTGGTACAGTGGTACCGTGCGAGCAAGGTGTCGAAATAGACGCTGTGAAACTCTTTCCCTCCATCGACCACGATGGCTTGCGGGAAGCGACCGAACCGTTGGACGCAGATGCGAATTGCCATCATGCAGGAGCGATAGCTGGGTGGGTCGAAGGTTAGATAGATGGCGAGGATGCGGCGGGAATAGGCATCTACCATCAGCGTCAGCCACGGGCGACCCAACAATCTTCCTGTTGTCGCCGAACGCAATTCTAGATCGAGTTGAGTATGGTCGATATGAACGATTCCCAAGGGGCGGTCGCCGTGGCGAGGGGTGCTATAAGTTAGTTCCCAATACCAAGGTTGGTGGCGATAGGCAGCTTTAGAGCCTTTGCGCTTTTCAGTCTGCTCGTGAATCGGTCGTTGTTGAAGCCGAGCGTAAAAAGTACACCGCGACAGTGAGGGAATGCCCTGCTGTTCGCAAGCTCGTTGGTATGCTCGATAGACTGAAGCGGCGGGTGCTTGAGTTGGGGTTTCAAACCGCTCGGTAATAAAGGTGTTGAGTAATTCACTGGCTGCGGTTGGGGCTTTGGCTGTGCGGTTCCCCCTTGCTTGGGTTCTGGGGAGCAGTCCGACATAGCCGCAACCGTATTTAAGTTCTGCTGCTCGAAACTGCTTCAACCATCGGCCCAGAGTGCGCTTGGAGATATCATCTGCTACAGTTCCAGCCATGACTGCTTCAAACCGTTGGTTAGCGGCTCGGAGATCGCTCGGAGATGCTTCCGCCATCAGTGCCATCACCTCTGGATTCGTTGCTCCTGCTGCTTCAGGAAAGCTAATCGCTCCGCCATCGAGGAGTTGGTAAAAGAAGGCGGAAGATATTTGCAGTGGCTGACCGATTTCTGGGAGCAAGGTTGTGGTTGTCTCTCCCAGATTCACTAATGTCCAAAGTCTGCCATCCCAGCGCAGGCGAGTGTTGGCAACTAGTGGTGGCAGTGCAGTAGCGGCGATAGATGTAGCTGTTTGATGCTGTCCACTCTGGCTATAAGTGTCGTAAGTTGGGCGGTCTGGATATAGCCTTACTCGTTCGTGCTGCACGAGCGGAACCTTGGACAGCGGGACGTAAAGGTGGTCGAGGACAAGCATTACATAGACATCGTTAGCACAGAGCTGCGATTCTGATGCTAATAGATTGGCTAAAGTGATGCCTGGTGAGGTTTTTACTATCTCTTTCACCCGTGCCAGCATCAACGGATTTCTGTCTGCTGTAAAGCTGAGGTAGTCTTCTAAAAAGATTAAGTTCTGGATGTAGATGGCATCTAATGAGGCATCAGTGCGAACGTGATACTCAAGACCCAATGGAGAAGCATAAGCCGATCCTGGCGGGCATCGCCACGAGCCATCGGCGGCTATCTGATAGCGGGTGGGGTATTTTTCACTCAGTTTCTCCAGTTCGGCTTCGGTTTTCCATTCCACCCAGGCGGCATTATCCGCGCTCAGAACAAAGAAGTCTGGCGTGTGATAGTGACCGATCTTGCGCCCAGACTTGTTGGTGTATTGAATTTTAAAGCTGGAGGGTTGGTCGTAATACTCTAGAACATGGGGGTCGTGTTCCATTAAGTAGATCGCCCACAATTCCACTTTGTGGCTTTCAAATTGGATGGTCAGCCCCATTTTTTGCGAAGGGTAGGTGCCACTGACGTTAGAGGCTCGTCCTTGGACGCGACGGCTTGGCGGAGCCGAC harbors:
- a CDS encoding cupredoxin domain-containing protein, producing MKLAAILVRTALLSIFPMEMSDSQMQHSPTDRSFQPIEQPLPVKVGVVLGGLTLVGAELWWFLGRKQQKQQATQSNGVQSVLVTVDGGYRPDRVIVNSGEPVRLSFRRLDGNSCLDEVLIPDFGISTRLPVGQTTTVEFTPTKIGEYTFTCGMRMFRGVIEVTAT
- a CDS encoding TnsA endonuclease N-terminal domain-containing protein; amino-acid sequence: MNPREFERWCQTLKLPAATVESISSIRSAPPSRRVQGRASNVSGTYPSQKMGLTIQFESHKVELWAIYLMEHDPHVLEYYDQPSSFKIQYTNKSGRKIGHYHTPDFFVLSADNAAWVEWKTEAELEKLSEKYPTRYQIAADGSWRCPPGSAYASPLGLEYHVRTDASLDAIYIQNLIFLEDYLSFTADRNPLMLARVKEIVKTSPGITLANLLASESQLCANDVYVMLVLDHLYVPLSKVPLVQHERVRLYPDRPTYDTYSQSGQHQTATSIAATALPPLVANTRLRWDGRLWTLVNLGETTTTLLPEIGQPLQISSAFFYQLLDGGAISFPEAAGATNPEVMALMAEASPSDLRAANQRFEAVMAGTVADDISKRTLGRWLKQFRAAELKYGCGYVGLLPRTQARGNRTAKAPTAASELLNTFITERFETPTQAPAASVYRAYQRACEQQGIPSLSRCTFYARLQQRPIHEQTEKRKGSKAAYRHQPWYWELTYSTPRHGDRPLGIVHIDHTQLDLELRSATTGRLLGRPWLTLMVDAYSRRILAIYLTFDPPSYRSCMMAIRICVQRFGRFPQAIVVDGGKEFHSVYFDTLLARYHCTKKTRPGAKPRFGSVIERLFGTTNTQLIFNLLGNTQATKQVREITKAVNPKQHALWTLGDLYTYLVEYAYVVYDQNEHPALSMSPQSAYEQGEMNAGERLHRRIAYDEDFILATHPSPRSGQALVQPGKGIKLNYLYYWSDAFRHPEVERTKVSVRYDPFDLGVAYAYVQGRWVKCISQYYSVFSGRSERELLLASLEIKQQAKLTQTPTTISAKRLADFLSNVTAHEALLLQRLRDLEGQNVLNSLGQKSSSAPQIQIQAQTQTQPCAPSLQTLAPIQPNPALVLDLSQIPLFEEYR
- a CDS encoding ATP-binding protein, yielding MKDVVTVDLTLELTSKLNHFKEYAVSHPQLLQVDKVLMQAIQEPAGFAHVLIYGPSGVGKTTMIRQISRRLNEILPAATTDRSSYRHGSSEPVPLLLLETRPPDGGAFNRADYYRTALKLLGEPFYERRLLVDIDTEQTIEKKGRGRSKATQFNDSPELRHALEAAMSKRGVRAVILDEAQHLMKIGSGASGGKLLDQLDWIKSMTNVTGVLHILIGTYELLNFRNLSGQASRRGLDLHFPRYLFQHEQDRQDFQGVLLALLKQVPLTTDIPALMQHWFYFYERSIGCIGVLKDWLIRAVAAAIRDGSDTLTAGRLEEHALSLSQCERMALDAIEGEQKLGYSESRRDHLWRLLQSGMTSTTVPTSVVSTTTVVEDVPPPTKKPRKKRSAPSTPSTTESVMASVETVETVETVIEPVPPKKRRSKKAVTAPKPVPETVPVSETVPETLNVTTSDLAVDLLGAEIPLPVVEPVKKKTSRRVGQRNPQRDPVG
- the rppB gene encoding two-component system sensor histidine kinase RppB encodes the protein METAINVDRLFKRKRWWLTSIYASVMGCTLGLVGYTFEQIITNLSYQAVRKEVSSLATNLHDSIEYQLTIPGELPKNLYNQIPDLCPIDLDCQTKRNQTHRLATLNSQDYYVSFVDVLGNPRATLGLYPDLPKIELRLSTKLQWDYLRDLSDKNYLQITVEIHTPQDRVWGYLRVGHNLTDVEEYLDKVRLFLIISIAIIGCIVAFASWYLAGLAMHPLSQSYQQMQQFTADAAHELRTPLATLQITIENGRADYQHLDPSLDSWLEKIERQNIRIANLVNDLLFLSSLDRPNSKPILEPCYLTEIVLDLIEEFAVPATAKSIEIISDIDPDLPIYIDGNSEQLYRMGANLIDNAIKYTPTGGRVTVSLHSNVNVISFQVKDTGIGISNSDKERIFDRFYRAESKSALPQHSTGLGLAIVKSIVDLHGGQLTVRSQIGKGSVFTVKFITSL